One genomic window of Candidatus Pseudobacter hemicellulosilyticus includes the following:
- the gmk gene encoding guanylate kinase, which yields MSFDPQNKILIITAPSGAGKTSITHYLLENVPELCFSVSAATRQARGAEQDGVDYYFMTEESFQHKIREQAFVEWEMVYEGKYYGTLKSELERIWGQNRIPVLDIDVKGAIHVQQQYPNTTLSLFIMPPSVDELKRRLQSRGTETASSLQARVNKASYEISFKHHFHRIILNKDLKKAREEAFGIVQDFLAI from the coding sequence ATGTCCTTTGATCCGCAAAATAAGATCCTGATCATTACCGCACCCTCAGGCGCCGGCAAAACATCTATCACGCATTACCTGCTGGAAAATGTTCCGGAGCTCTGCTTTTCTGTATCAGCCGCCACCAGGCAGGCCAGGGGTGCGGAGCAGGATGGTGTGGATTATTATTTCATGACTGAAGAATCCTTCCAGCACAAGATCCGCGAACAGGCATTTGTAGAATGGGAAATGGTGTACGAAGGCAAATACTACGGCACCCTCAAATCCGAACTGGAAAGGATCTGGGGCCAAAATCGGATCCCCGTGCTTGACATTGATGTCAAAGGCGCTATTCACGTACAGCAGCAATACCCGAATACTACGTTATCACTTTTCATCATGCCGCCTTCGGTGGATGAACTGAAACGCAGGCTCCAGTCCCGGGGAACCGAAACAGCGTCAAGCCTGCAGGCCCGGGTCAATAAGGCCTCCTACGAGATCTCTTTCAAACACCATTTTCACCGCATCATTCTCAATAAGGACCTGAAAAAAGCCAGGGAAGAAGCGTTTGGCATTGTCCAGGATTTCCTGGCTATTTAA
- a CDS encoding hemolysin family protein, with the protein MSALFITILLGATFLIAYFSGIEVAFTSANRLNVELKKNQGATGGAFLSSLFDNPSRFIGTIIVGFTSFLVIAILISDAFWTYYIPWQKWAPDGGPLLVFLVLTGEILVSWIIVIIFGEFIPKAIFRAKADTLLTLSARSGLLGLFDYVFNWIAQAFVKASVFILNIIFDMRIDKKKETFSRADLDHFSQHSAFSDQLQDKKTELFENALSLPKTRVRDCLVPRKEIVAIDGTRTIEQLRLAFVDTKLSKLVVYEGDIDHITGYVHQLDLFKKPAAIKDILLPIPAIPESMGVTDLINKFTRERKSIAWVVDEFGGTAGIVTMEDLLEEIFGDIKDEYDVEEFEEKKVSDEEYILSGRLELDHLNEKYGLEFPENDSETLSGFIIHQHETIPRLKERIIIGNYEFEVLNVSDTRIEMVRLRILN; encoded by the coding sequence ATGAGTGCATTATTCATTACCATCTTATTGGGAGCAACTTTTTTGATTGCCTATTTCTCGGGCATCGAAGTGGCATTTACCTCCGCCAACCGACTGAATGTTGAGCTGAAAAAGAACCAGGGCGCTACTGGCGGCGCATTTTTGTCCAGCCTGTTCGACAATCCCTCCCGGTTCATTGGTACTATTATCGTAGGCTTTACCAGTTTCCTGGTCATCGCTATCCTGATCAGTGACGCTTTCTGGACCTATTATATTCCCTGGCAAAAATGGGCGCCCGATGGCGGCCCCCTGCTGGTATTCCTGGTACTGACAGGCGAGATCCTGGTTTCCTGGATCATTGTGATCATCTTTGGCGAGTTCATCCCCAAAGCTATCTTCAGGGCCAAGGCAGATACCCTGCTTACCCTTTCCGCCCGCTCAGGACTACTGGGCCTGTTCGATTATGTATTCAACTGGATCGCGCAGGCCTTTGTAAAAGCATCGGTCTTTATCCTCAATATCATTTTTGATATGCGGATCGATAAGAAAAAAGAAACTTTCTCCAGGGCCGATCTGGACCATTTCTCCCAACATTCGGCATTCTCCGACCAGCTGCAGGATAAAAAGACAGAGCTTTTTGAGAACGCCCTGTCGCTCCCCAAGACAAGGGTCCGCGATTGCCTCGTTCCCCGCAAAGAGATTGTAGCCATTGACGGAACCAGAACTATAGAGCAGCTGAGGCTTGCCTTTGTAGATACCAAACTCAGCAAGCTGGTAGTCTATGAGGGGGATATTGACCATATCACCGGTTATGTTCACCAGCTGGACCTTTTCAAAAAACCTGCTGCCATTAAGGATATCCTGCTGCCCATTCCCGCTATCCCGGAAAGCATGGGCGTTACCGACCTCATCAACAAGTTTACCCGCGAACGCAAAAGCATCGCCTGGGTAGTGGATGAGTTTGGCGGAACGGCGGGTATTGTCACCATGGAAGACCTGCTGGAAGAGATCTTCGGTGATATCAAAGACGAATATGATGTGGAAGAATTTGAAGAGAAAAAAGTCTCTGATGAGGAATATATCCTTTCCGGACGTCTTGAACTGGATCATCTCAATGAAAAATATGGGCTGGAATTTCCTGAGAACGACTCGGAAACCCTTTCCGGTTTTATCATCCACCAGCATGAAACCATTCCCCGGCTTAAAGAACGTATTATTATAGGCAACTATGAGTTTGAAGTGCTGAACGTCAGCGATACCAGGATCGAAATGGTCCGTCTCCGGATCCTGAACTGA
- the tatC gene encoding twin-arginine translocase subunit TatC: MSFIDHLEALRWHIMRSLVAILIGAIVVFIYIDWIFDNIISAPLQQDFVTYTGLCRFSQWVGAGDTLCLPPPANAELQAITFGSQFMTSITIAFVGGFIFAFPYVFWELWRFIKPALTPKEVKSTRGAIFWVSIFFFMGIAFGYFLLAPFTFSFLLNYTIGTKHILLSRPTLGDYLENLIDIIIGSALAFQLPVVSYVLTRIGIVTPKFLRTYRKYAYVAILIIAAVITPSPDWMSQMIVFLPLCFLYEFSILISKRVHARQEAKWKSWD; this comes from the coding sequence ATGAGCTTCATAGACCATCTCGAAGCCCTGCGCTGGCATATCATGCGCTCACTGGTGGCTATCCTGATAGGCGCCATCGTGGTGTTCATCTATATCGACTGGATCTTCGATAATATCATTTCAGCTCCCCTCCAGCAAGACTTTGTGACCTATACCGGTCTTTGCAGGTTCAGCCAGTGGGTAGGCGCCGGCGATACGCTCTGCCTGCCCCCTCCCGCCAATGCCGAACTGCAGGCCATCACTTTCGGGTCACAGTTCATGACCAGCATCACCATCGCTTTTGTAGGCGGTTTTATCTTCGCCTTTCCCTATGTATTCTGGGAACTCTGGCGATTCATTAAGCCCGCCCTCACTCCCAAAGAAGTGAAAAGCACGCGGGGCGCCATTTTCTGGGTATCCATATTCTTTTTCATGGGCATCGCATTCGGGTATTTCCTGCTGGCCCCTTTCACCTTCAGTTTCCTGCTCAATTATACTATCGGCACCAAACATATCCTGCTGTCCAGGCCAACCCTGGGCGACTACCTCGAAAACCTGATCGATATTATCATCGGGTCCGCCCTGGCCTTCCAGCTGCCCGTGGTCTCTTACGTGCTGACAAGGATCGGGATCGTTACCCCCAAGTTCCTGCGTACCTACCGCAAGTATGCCTATGTGGCCATCCTGATCATCGCCGCGGTGATCACACCGTCACCGGACTGGATGAGCCAGATGATCGTATTCCTGCCGCTCTGTTTCCTGTATGAGTTCAGTATCCTGATCTCCAAACGGGTCCATGCACGTCAGGAAGCTAAATGGAAGTCCTGGGATTAA
- the rpiB gene encoding ribose 5-phosphate isomerase B produces the protein MSSPFDLSKPIAIGCDHAGFTYKTAIVQWLNDKGYQVSDMGVYENKSVDYPDYAHPVANAVERGEVAFGILLCGSANGVCITANKHQGIRAGLSFQTEVAKLIRQHNDANVICIPARFVALEYALQMLELFMETPFEGGRHQTRVNKISCS, from the coding sequence ATGTCTTCGCCATTTGATCTCTCCAAACCCATTGCTATCGGCTGTGACCATGCCGGTTTTACCTACAAGACAGCCATTGTACAATGGCTGAATGATAAAGGCTACCAGGTGAGTGATATGGGCGTGTATGAAAACAAATCGGTGGATTACCCCGATTATGCCCATCCTGTAGCCAATGCCGTGGAACGCGGCGAAGTGGCTTTCGGCATCCTGCTCTGTGGCAGCGCCAACGGCGTTTGCATTACCGCCAATAAACACCAGGGTATCCGTGCGGGACTTTCCTTCCAGACGGAAGTAGCCAAACTCATACGCCAGCACAATGACGCCAACGTGATCTGCATCCCGGCCCGCTTTGTGGCGCTGGAATACGCCCTGCAGATGCTGGAACTTTTCATGGAAACGCCGTTTGAAGGCGGCCGCCACCAGACAAGGGTCAACAAGATCTCCTGCTCCTGA
- a CDS encoding deoxyhypusine synthase family protein has translation MSKGPVSQFIQHHYRHFNAAALVDAAKGYETHLLEGGKMMVTLAGAMSTAELGVSLAEMIRQDKIHIISCTGANLEEDIMNLVAHTHYKRIPNYRDLTPQQEWELLEKGLNRVTDTCIPEEEAFRKIQHHIAKLWKDADAKGERYLPHEFMYKLLLSKVMEKDYEIDPKDSWMIAAAEKNLPIIVGGWEDSTMGNIFASYVIKGEMKPTTMKSGIEYMVWLSDWYRQNSGGKGVGFFQIGGGIAGDFPICVVPMMYQDLEWHDVPFWSYFCQISDSTTSYGSYSGAVPNEKITWGKLDINTPKYIVESDATIVAPLIFAYLLGW, from the coding sequence ATGAGCAAAGGACCTGTCTCTCAATTTATCCAGCATCACTATCGCCATTTTAATGCGGCGGCACTGGTAGATGCTGCTAAAGGCTATGAAACCCATTTACTGGAAGGTGGTAAAATGATGGTGACGCTTGCCGGCGCCATGAGTACTGCCGAGCTGGGGGTTTCACTGGCTGAGATGATCCGTCAGGACAAGATCCATATCATCAGCTGCACCGGCGCCAACCTGGAAGAGGATATCATGAACCTGGTGGCGCATACGCACTATAAACGCATTCCCAATTACCGCGACCTGACCCCGCAGCAGGAATGGGAATTGCTGGAAAAAGGGTTGAACCGGGTAACTGATACCTGTATCCCCGAAGAAGAAGCTTTCCGTAAGATCCAGCACCATATTGCCAAACTGTGGAAAGATGCGGATGCCAAAGGCGAACGCTACCTGCCCCATGAATTCATGTACAAGCTGCTGCTGAGTAAAGTGATGGAAAAGGATTATGAAATTGATCCCAAAGACAGCTGGATGATCGCCGCTGCTGAAAAGAACCTGCCGATCATTGTAGGTGGCTGGGAAGACAGCACCATGGGCAATATCTTCGCTTCCTATGTGATCAAGGGCGAAATGAAACCCACTACCATGAAAAGTGGTATTGAATATATGGTCTGGCTGTCCGACTGGTACCGCCAGAACAGCGGCGGTAAAGGCGTAGGCTTTTTCCAGATCGGCGGCGGTATTGCCGGTGATTTCCCCATCTGCGTGGTGCCTATGATGTACCAGGACCTGGAATGGCATGATGTTCCTTTCTGGAGTTATTTCTGCCAGATCTCTGATTCCACTACTTCTTACGGTTCTTATTCCGGCGCTGTACCCAATGAGAAGATCACCTGGGGTAAGCTGGATATCAATACACCCAAATACATTGTGGAAAGCGATGCTACCATTGTAGCGCCGCTCATCTTTGCCTACCTTCTGGGCTGGTAA
- a CDS encoding ACP phosphodiesterase, with amino-acid sequence MNYLAHAYLSFHQPPVLVGNLISDFVKGKKQFDYPAAIRQGITLHRAIDQFTDEHPATKAAATFFKPHYRLYSAAFVDVVYDHFLATHPDFFTPPDLLVFSREVYQSVDGYTDLLPPIFARMFPYMKEQNWLYHYQERQGIANSFEGLVRRAVWLSESYTAFRLFEAHYPALQALAGEFLPQVKQFARQWLDSNPPPAPAL; translated from the coding sequence GTGAACTACCTGGCGCACGCATATCTTTCTTTCCACCAGCCGCCTGTCCTGGTGGGCAACCTGATCAGTGATTTTGTGAAGGGCAAAAAGCAGTTCGATTATCCTGCAGCCATCCGGCAGGGCATTACCCTGCACCGGGCCATTGATCAGTTTACCGATGAACATCCGGCTACCAAAGCCGCCGCAACTTTCTTTAAACCTCATTACCGGCTCTATAGCGCCGCCTTTGTGGATGTAGTGTATGACCATTTCCTGGCTACTCATCCCGATTTTTTTACGCCACCCGATCTGCTGGTCTTTTCCCGGGAAGTATACCAGTCAGTAGATGGCTATACGGACCTGCTGCCGCCCATTTTTGCCCGGATGTTCCCTTATATGAAGGAACAGAACTGGCTCTATCACTATCAGGAACGGCAGGGCATTGCCAACAGTTTTGAAGGTTTGGTGAGAAGGGCGGTCTGGCTCAGTGAAAGTTACACCGCGTTCCGGCTGTTTGAGGCGCATTACCCGGCCCTGCAGGCGCTGGCCGGCGAGTTCCTGCCGCAGGTGAAGCAGTTTGCCCGCCAGTGGCTGGACAGCAACCCGCCTCCTGCGCCAGCTCTTTAA
- a CDS encoding DUF2911 domain-containing protein translates to MKHRIVFLLLLSISTGAWAQTKAPAIDKSPMDMAYYPINYPVLKIQHKATEPLACRIVYSRPQKNGRSVFGELVEYGKIWRLGANEATEIELFKDAKVGEQKLKKGRYTMYAIPFQDKWTIIFNKDLDSWGAFLYDEKKDVLRVSVNTEKQNDPAEAYTMLFEKSSVGVNLVMMWDNVKASLPFVF, encoded by the coding sequence ATGAAGCATAGGATAGTGTTCCTTCTGTTATTGTCCATCAGCACAGGCGCCTGGGCCCAGACCAAAGCGCCGGCCATTGATAAATCGCCCATGGATATGGCTTATTATCCCATTAACTATCCCGTGCTGAAGATCCAGCACAAAGCCACGGAACCGCTGGCCTGCCGGATAGTATACAGCAGGCCGCAGAAGAATGGACGCAGTGTGTTTGGGGAACTGGTGGAATACGGCAAGATCTGGCGGCTGGGCGCCAATGAGGCCACCGAGATAGAACTGTTCAAAGACGCCAAAGTAGGTGAGCAAAAACTGAAAAAAGGCCGGTATACCATGTATGCCATTCCTTTCCAGGATAAATGGACCATCATTTTCAATAAGGACTTAGACAGCTGGGGAGCTTTCCTGTATGATGAAAAGAAAGATGTATTGCGCGTGAGCGTCAATACTGAAAAACAAAATGATCCGGCAGAAGCCTATACCATGCTGTTTGAAAAGAGCAGCGTCGGTGTGAACCTGGTCATGATGTGGGACAATGTAAAAGCTTCCCTGCCCTTTGTATTCTGA
- a CDS encoding DUF2911 domain-containing protein → MKKPTFTSQLFPVTGLLLCGLLLAACNQKTPAPSNTVTTIKPTHVNGNGHDQLLTAGLDKSPMDMVYYPIDYPKLKMSRNITEPLVARVIYSRPQKGGRTIFGEVLPYGHAWRMGANEATEIEFFRDVTINKQTVPKGRYVLYGIPYEDKWTIVLNSDLFTWGLKIDSSKDAFQFTIPIRKTNYPFEIFTMEFEKATKGMQLVMEWDSVQAKLPILF, encoded by the coding sequence ATGAAAAAGCCAACGTTCACCAGCCAATTGTTCCCTGTCACCGGACTCCTGCTCTGTGGCCTGCTGCTGGCTGCCTGTAACCAGAAGACACCCGCTCCCAGTAATACTGTTACTACTATCAAGCCCACCCATGTCAATGGCAACGGCCATGACCAGCTCCTGACCGCAGGCCTGGATAAATCGCCCATGGACATGGTATACTACCCCATCGATTATCCCAAACTGAAGATGTCCAGGAATATTACCGAGCCCCTGGTGGCCCGTGTTATTTACAGCAGACCGCAGAAAGGCGGCCGGACCATCTTTGGCGAAGTGCTGCCCTATGGGCATGCCTGGCGGATGGGCGCCAACGAGGCCACTGAGATAGAATTCTTCCGGGATGTGACCATCAATAAACAAACCGTGCCCAAAGGACGGTATGTTCTGTATGGCATTCCCTATGAAGATAAATGGACCATTGTCCTCAACAGCGATCTCTTTACCTGGGGCCTGAAGATCGATTCCTCCAAGGATGCCTTCCAGTTCACCATTCCCATCAGGAAGACCAATTACCCCTTCGAGATCTTCACCATGGAGTTTGAGAAGGCAACCAAAGGCATGCAGCTGGTGATGGAATGGGACAGCGTACAGGCCAAACTGCCCATTTTGTTTTAA